In a single window of the Thermus amyloliquefaciens genome:
- a CDS encoding substrate-binding domain-containing protein: protein MRALLVLLAACLSGPALGLRLATTTSVYDAGLLDRLLPAFERAAGVRVEVLAVGTGQALRLAERKDVDAVLVHAPELEGEALKRGVLAEPFCLAQNSYLLVGPKGDPARVREARDALEALRRIARAQAPFVSRGDRSGTHLQELSLWAKAGLVPKGGWYLESGAGMGQTLVLAAEKGAYTLSDLATHLTVGRKRGLVALHGRDDPLLLNQYTYHVVPQGVRLKEAEALRRFLATEEAARLVGGLRVEGVQLFKPLRGRCIIPWSGGL, encoded by the coding sequence ATGCGCGCCCTCCTGGTGCTCCTTGCCGCCTGCCTTTCCGGCCCGGCCCTGGGGCTCAGGCTGGCCACCACCACCAGCGTCTACGATGCGGGGCTTTTGGACCGGCTCCTGCCCGCCTTTGAGAGGGCCGCGGGGGTGCGGGTGGAGGTCCTGGCCGTGGGCACGGGGCAGGCCCTGCGCCTGGCCGAGCGCAAGGATGTGGATGCGGTCTTGGTCCACGCCCCGGAGCTGGAAGGGGAGGCCCTAAAGCGGGGGGTCCTGGCCGAGCCCTTCTGCCTCGCGCAGAACAGCTACCTCCTGGTGGGGCCCAAGGGGGATCCCGCCCGGGTCCGGGAGGCAAGGGATGCCCTGGAGGCCTTGCGGCGGATCGCCCGGGCCCAGGCTCCCTTCGTCTCCCGGGGGGATCGCTCGGGCACCCATTTGCAGGAGCTTTCCCTCTGGGCGAAGGCGGGCCTGGTCCCCAAGGGGGGCTGGTACCTGGAGTCGGGGGCGGGCATGGGCCAGACCCTGGTTCTGGCGGCGGAAAAGGGGGCCTATACCCTCTCCGACCTGGCCACCCACCTCACCGTTGGCCGGAAAAGGGGCCTGGTGGCCCTGCATGGGCGGGATGACCCCCTTCTTTTGAACCAGTACACGTACCACGTGGTCCCTCAGGGGGTGCGGCTCAAGGAGGCGGAAGCCCTTCGCCGCTTCCTGGCCACGGAGGAAGCGGCCCGGCTGGTGGGGGGCCTGCGGGTGGAGGGGGTGCAACTCTTCAAGCCCCTAAGGGGGCGGTGTATCATCCCCTGGAGTGGAGGCCTTTGA
- a CDS encoding ABC transporter permease, whose amino-acid sequence MEAFELWEISWRSLWVAGLATFLAALPAVPLGLWLALKGGGGLWGRVLLYAGLALPSVVVGLFFYLLLSRSGPLGSLGLLYTPYAMVLAEAVLAFPLIAAFVLSGARGRVAEVRLLVRSLGGRERQVLPTLFWESRRTLAAALAAGFGGAISEVGAATLVGGDIRHHTRVLTTAIVVETRKGELESALALGFVLLGMALLVTALLVVLERE is encoded by the coding sequence GTGGAGGCCTTTGAGCTTTGGGAAATCTCCTGGCGGAGCCTTTGGGTGGCGGGGCTCGCCACCTTCTTGGCGGCCCTTCCCGCCGTGCCCTTGGGGCTGTGGCTGGCCCTGAAGGGGGGCGGGGGCCTATGGGGGCGGGTCCTCCTCTACGCTGGCCTTGCCCTTCCCTCCGTGGTGGTGGGGCTTTTCTTTTACCTCCTCCTTTCCCGCTCCGGGCCCCTGGGCTCCTTGGGCCTTCTCTATACCCCTTACGCCATGGTGCTGGCGGAGGCGGTCTTGGCCTTCCCCCTCATCGCCGCCTTCGTCCTTTCGGGGGCCAGGGGCCGGGTGGCGGAGGTGCGGCTTCTGGTGAGGAGCCTGGGGGGTAGGGAGCGCCAGGTGCTTCCCACCCTGTTTTGGGAAAGCCGCCGCACCTTGGCCGCCGCCCTGGCCGCGGGGTTCGGGGGGGCCATCAGCGAGGTGGGGGCGGCCACCTTGGTGGGCGGGGATATCCGCCACCACACCCGGGTCCTCACCACGGCCATCGTGGTGGAGACCCGTAAGGGGGAGCTGGAAAGCGCCTTGGCCTTAGGGTTTGTCCTTCTTGGGATGGCCCTCTTGGTCACGGCCCTGCTGGTGGTCTTGGAGCGGGAATGA
- a CDS encoding ATP-binding cassette domain-containing protein: protein MRPVLQVRGLVHRHGDFRLEVPRLEVHVGEILAVLGPSGSGKTTLLRLLAGLLSPEEGQVEGGFRAYLPQTPPLLRRSVLENAAFGLWLHGIPRRRALAQAALLLERVGLGAKARQPAHLLSGGEAVRLALARTLLVEPAALLLDEPTASLDPANTLKVEALLQEAAREGRGVVLATHDLFQVRRLAHRVVFLFQGQVVEEAPVDRFWQSPQDPRSQAFLEGRLLP, encoded by the coding sequence ATGAGGCCGGTTCTGCAGGTCCGGGGGTTGGTGCACCGCCATGGGGATTTTCGCCTCGAGGTTCCCCGCCTCGAGGTCCACGTCGGGGAGATCCTGGCGGTGCTGGGGCCTTCGGGAAGCGGCAAGACCACCCTCTTGCGCCTCCTCGCCGGCCTCCTCTCCCCGGAGGAGGGCCAGGTGGAAGGGGGCTTCCGGGCCTACCTGCCCCAGACCCCACCCCTCCTTCGGCGAAGCGTCCTGGAAAACGCCGCCTTCGGCCTGTGGCTCCACGGGATTCCCCGGCGCCGGGCCCTGGCCCAGGCCGCCCTGCTTTTGGAACGGGTGGGCCTAGGGGCCAAGGCCCGGCAGCCCGCCCACCTCCTGTCCGGGGGGGAGGCGGTGCGCCTGGCCCTGGCCAGGACCCTTTTGGTGGAGCCCGCCGCCTTGCTTCTGGATGAGCCCACCGCCAGCCTGGACCCCGCCAACACCCTGAAGGTGGAGGCCCTGCTCCAGGAGGCGGCCAGGGAGGGCCGGGGGGTGGTCCTGGCCACCCACGACCTCTTCCAGGTGCGCAGGCTGGCCCATAGGGTGGTCTTCCTCTTCCAGGGCCAGGTGGTGGAGGAAGCCCCCGTGGACCGGTTTTGGCAAAGCCCGCAGGACCCGAGGAGCCAGGCCTTTTTGGAGGGAAGGTTGCTTCCTTAG
- a CDS encoding ubiquitin-like small modifier protein 1, with product MPKVNLYATFRDLTGKGQLQVEGRTVGEVLENLVRLYPRLREELFEGEALAERVSVFLEGRDVRYLEGLSTPLAPEATLDLFPPVAGGALAQRFGALPPWLLARYLLEWGGTRLDEGAYALPGATVRFREEAPLRAGSLSVRQLWVEVEGEEAEAWFQRIGLAAARGGG from the coding sequence ATGCCCAAGGTGAACCTCTACGCCACCTTCCGCGACCTCACGGGAAAGGGCCAGCTCCAGGTGGAGGGCAGGACCGTGGGGGAGGTGCTGGAAAACCTCGTCCGCCTCTACCCCAGGCTGCGGGAGGAGCTCTTTGAGGGGGAGGCGTTGGCCGAGCGGGTTTCCGTCTTCCTGGAGGGGCGGGATGTGCGCTACCTGGAGGGGCTTTCCACCCCCCTCGCGCCTGAGGCCACCCTGGACCTCTTCCCCCCGGTGGCGGGCGGCGCCTTGGCCCAGCGCTTTGGGGCCCTGCCCCCCTGGCTTCTGGCCAGGTACCTCCTGGAGTGGGGCGGAACGAGGCTGGACGAAGGGGCCTACGCCCTTCCGGGGGCCACCGTGCGCTTCCGGGAGGAGGCCCCCCTTCGGGCAGGAAGCCTTTCCGTCCGACAGCTTTGGGTGGAGGTGGAGGGCGAGGAGGCTGAGGCCTGGTTCCAAAGGATTGGGCTGGCGGCAGCCCGGGGCGGAGGCTGA
- a CDS encoding aldehyde ferredoxin oxidoreductase family protein — protein MLGGYAHRLARIDLSSGQVEYFAPDPKDLEMYVGGRGLGVKYVFENGPKVDPLGPDNLLCIMNGPLSGTRAKMSGRLAIVTKSPLTGTVTDSHMGGWTAAKLKWAGFDGLLIRGASEKPVYLLVKDGEVSIHDASDLWGKTTHEVHRILRERHGEDADVMAIGPAGENLVRFANWINNDERAAGRGGTGAVAGSKRLKAIVVVGKQEKMPQPKDPEAWREADQQASATINDPKNVTAPKKGGLSLYGTNVLMNITNVMGALPTFNAQHTCIDGVETISGEYIREHRLVKDNTCHACPVACKKMVEVHIDGRTIRFESYEYESAWALGAHAGHTDTDWTGYAIYLCNAYGMDTIETGNAIAVLMEATEKGYYQGPDGIRFGDKEGEIRTIEAIAHRRGVGDGLAEGPARWAKAIGHPELSLEVKGQSIPAYDPRGLKGMGIAYATSNRGACHLRAYTPASEILGVPYKTDPLAWEGKGKLTKLFQDLSAFTDSLDLCKFSQFAEGPEEYAKQLSAYWGRPVTPEEILRIGERIYNLERYYNNLAGWAEGSDYLPERFLKEPSGCAGSKGQLTELDLMLQEYYQERGWERGVVPPAKLQELGILSQAAD, from the coding sequence ATGCTTGGCGGATATGCCCATAGGCTTGCCCGTATTGACCTTTCCAGCGGCCAGGTGGAGTACTTTGCCCCCGACCCCAAGGACCTGGAGATGTACGTGGGGGGCCGGGGGCTTGGGGTGAAGTACGTGTTTGAAAACGGGCCGAAGGTGGACCCCTTGGGCCCCGACAACCTCCTTTGCATCATGAATGGCCCCCTCTCCGGCACCCGGGCCAAGATGTCCGGGCGTCTGGCCATCGTCACCAAAAGCCCCCTCACGGGCACGGTCACCGACAGCCACATGGGGGGCTGGACCGCGGCCAAGCTGAAGTGGGCGGGGTTTGACGGGCTCCTCATCCGAGGGGCTTCGGAGAAGCCCGTCTACCTTTTGGTGAAGGATGGGGAAGTCTCCATCCACGACGCCTCCGACCTCTGGGGCAAGACCACCCACGAGGTCCACCGCATCCTGCGGGAGCGGCACGGGGAGGACGCCGACGTGATGGCCATCGGCCCCGCCGGGGAGAACCTGGTGCGCTTCGCCAACTGGATCAACAACGACGAGCGGGCCGCAGGCCGCGGGGGCACCGGGGCGGTGGCGGGGAGCAAGAGGCTGAAGGCCATCGTGGTGGTGGGCAAGCAGGAGAAGATGCCCCAGCCCAAGGACCCGGAAGCCTGGCGGGAGGCGGACCAGCAGGCCTCGGCCACCATCAACGACCCCAAGAACGTGACCGCCCCCAAGAAGGGAGGCCTTTCCCTCTACGGCACCAACGTCCTCATGAACATCACCAACGTGATGGGGGCCTTGCCCACCTTTAACGCCCAGCACACCTGCATCGACGGGGTGGAGACCATCTCCGGGGAGTACATCCGCGAGCACCGCCTGGTCAAGGACAACACCTGCCACGCCTGCCCCGTGGCCTGCAAGAAGATGGTGGAGGTGCACATCGACGGCAGGACCATCCGCTTTGAGTCCTACGAGTACGAGTCCGCCTGGGCCCTCGGGGCCCATGCGGGCCACACCGACACCGACTGGACCGGCTACGCCATCTACCTCTGCAACGCCTACGGCATGGACACCATCGAGACGGGCAACGCCATCGCCGTCCTCATGGAGGCCACGGAGAAGGGCTACTACCAGGGGCCTGATGGGATCCGGTTTGGGGACAAGGAGGGCGAGATCCGCACCATTGAGGCCATCGCCCACCGCCGGGGGGTGGGGGACGGCCTGGCGGAGGGCCCAGCCCGCTGGGCCAAGGCCATCGGCCACCCCGAGCTTTCCCTCGAGGTCAAGGGCCAGTCCATCCCCGCCTACGACCCCCGGGGCCTCAAGGGCATGGGCATCGCCTACGCCACCTCCAACCGTGGGGCCTGCCACCTTAGGGCCTACACCCCGGCCTCGGAGATCCTGGGCGTGCCCTACAAGACCGACCCCCTGGCCTGGGAGGGGAAGGGCAAGCTCACCAAGCTCTTCCAGGACCTCTCCGCCTTCACCGACTCCCTGGACCTCTGCAAGTTCAGCCAGTTCGCCGAGGGCCCCGAGGAGTACGCCAAGCAGCTTTCCGCCTACTGGGGCCGGCCCGTGACCCCCGAGGAGATCCTCAGGATCGGCGAGCGCATCTACAACCTGGAGCGCTACTACAACAACCTGGCGGGCTGGGCCGAGGGCTCGGACTACCTCCCCGAACGCTTCCTCAAGGAGCCCTCGGGTTGCGCGGGCTCCAAGGGCCAGCTCACCGAGCTGGACCTGATGCTCCAGGAATACTACCAGGAGCGGGGCTGGGAGCGGGGCGTGGTGCCCCCCGCCAAGCTCCAGGAGCTGGGCATCCTCTCCCAGGCCGCGGACTAA